Proteins found in one Triticum aestivum cultivar Chinese Spring chromosome 4D, IWGSC CS RefSeq v2.1, whole genome shotgun sequence genomic segment:
- the LOC123097067 gene encoding protein FAR1-RELATED SEQUENCE 5-like, translating to MAKTTSILQDMSATDPDFKVCVQVDGESRVKTVIWCNGKNRLDYAHFGDVVTFDTTYRTNLYNMPFGLFVGVNNHFQSIIFGGVLMVDEKTPTFEWAFRNFIDLMDGKHPTTILTDQCKAMQNALRSTMPHTRHRWCRWHVLKVLKEKTGHVYNKHSAFKKEFHAIVNEETDVESFERMWHQLIKKYKLQGNKYLRRIFKWRDMWAMPYFLGTFCAGMTSTQRSESANHLLKKFISRSSPMHLFVKQYNKLLDSRSQAEDEANYVSKQVFTVKVEDGGDFVTCDCGFFDHVGLLCCHSLKVLVQNNIGKIPPRNIVKRWTLWARESRPLHLANEGEMGELSSQTTYRRNVLYVAAMDLIKEAESGSESFQTAFAAICEAKEKIASKKASDMLIDTIAEQANPVRHTITDIGAAAALTGHLARPNASAPPCAADHPRQPQPIEGIRSLARFRRLALIRLRRGDWAKMSISESFA from the exons ATGGCCAAAACCACGAGTATACTTCAGGATATGAGTGCCACAGATCCGGACTTCAAAGTTTGTGTGCAAGTAGACGGTGAAAGCAGGGTGAAAACAGTAATATGGTGTAATGGTAAAAATCGGCTGGATTATGCACATTTCGGTGATGTGGTTACTTTCGACACCACTTACAGGACCAACCTGTATAACATGCCATTTGGGCTTTTTGTTGGTGTGAATAACCATTTCCAGTCTATTATTTTTGGCGGCGTCCTCATGGTTGATGAAAAGACTCCCACATTTGAATGGGCATTCAGAAACTTTATTGACTTGATGGACGGGAAACATCCTACTACTATATTGACAG ATCAATGCAAAGCTATGCAAAATGCTTTACGAAGTACAATGCCCCACACCCGTCATAGGTGGTGCAGATGGCATGTGTTAAAGGTCTTGAAAGAGAAAACTGGACACGTGTACAACAAACATTCTGCCTTCAAGAAGGAATTCCACGCGATAGTAAATGAAGAGACGGATGTAGAATCATTTGAGCGAATGTGGCATCAATTGATTAAAAAATACAAACTTCAAGGAAACAAGTACCTTCGCAGGATTTTCAAGTGGAGGGACATGTGGGCAATGCCATACTTCTTGGGCACATTCTGTGCCGGGATGACCAGCACGCAACGGAGCGAGAGTGCGAATCATCTCCTCAAAAAGTTCATCAGCAGATCATCCCCAATGCACTTGTTTGTTAAGCAGTACAACAAATTGCTTGATTCCAGGAGCCAGGCAGAAGACGAGGCGAATTATGTCAGCAAGCAG GTATTCACCGTCAAAGTGGAAGACGGCGGGGACTTTGTCACATGTGATTGTGGATTTTTTGATCATGTCGGCCTGTTGTGCTGCCATTCATTAAAG gtATTAGTACAGAACAATATTGGCAAGATTCCACCAAGGAATATAGTCAAAAGATGGACTTTATGGGCAAGGGAATCGAGACCACTGCACCTGGCAAACGAGGGTGAAATGGGGGAGTTGTCTTCCCAAACTACGTATAGAAGAAATGTTCTATATGTGGCTGCTATGGACCTTATCAAGGAGGCAGAATCCGGGTCTGAGTCATTCCAAACGGCGTTCGCAGCTATATGTGAGGCAAAAGAAAAAATTGCAAGTAAGAAGGCTTCAGATATGCTTATTGATACTATCGCCGAACAAGCAAATCCTGTCCGGCATACCATAACTGATATTGG CGCCGCCGCTGCTTTAACAGGCCACCTCGCGAGGCCTAACGCGTCGGCGCCACCGTGCGCCGCCGACCACCCGCGTCAGCCGCAACCAATAGAGGGTATAAGAAGCCTCGCGCGCTTCCGACGCCTGGCTTTAATCCGGCTGCGCCGAGGGGACTGGGCGAAG ATGTCAATATCTGAATCCTTCGCCTAG